Within the Salvia hispanica cultivar TCC Black 2014 chromosome 4, UniMelb_Shisp_WGS_1.0, whole genome shotgun sequence genome, the region TTATTGTGTTATacacaaattactaaaaagTTTTCTTTGATCTACAAGTTACTAGTATATCTACTTTGCATTCCAGTTAATATTAACAAAAGAATATCACTGAAAACTCAAATACTCAGTCCCTACATTTTGACATAGTATGAGTTTTAACGAGTATAATAAGTACTATGAGTTAGCGGAATGCGAAGTCTATTTACCTATAGGGATGAAAACAAGGTGACCACTTCGCAATCACTCATCCCGTGGACGCCAAATTCCCGATGATTATGCTATAACTGGCTCGCGAAAGCCACATAATCGCCATCTCTCACCACCTCAATATCATCAATCTCTGCTCCTTTTTGGTTCAACACTCTCACAAAGGGAGCACCATATCTCTTTACACCAATCTCCTTCAGTTCCTCAAAGCTACGAGGGCGCAACACGAGCTTCCCAGCAACATCTCCCTTCTCCGGGCAGGTGATCGTGACCCGGGCAGCAGGTGCCACCGGGGACAACAATGCATCGTCCCCGGTCTGCGCAGCTGCCCTCATGATCCCAAACAGAGAGTTGTTGTAGTTGCTGGTTCTTCTCCGCCTCGTCGTCGTCCGAGACCTGATCCATGATCCGTCCGCGTGATTCACAGGTAACATGATCGGATCGCTCTTGAATCTCCCCAAGAAACGGGCGCCATTGGGCCGTGCTTTCTCGTCAGCATCGCTCTTGACTCTGTTATACGAGGCGAAGAGCTCCTTGATGTCGTCGTGGCCCTTCTGGTCGGCTAGTTCCCTCGACGTGAGGCCGTTTTCATCCGCGAGGTCCAAGTCAGCGCCTTGGTCGAGGAGAAATTTGACCATTTCAAGGTTGCCTTGACAAACAGCGATGTGAAGCGCTTGGCGGCCATCATGGTTCGGCCAGGTCACGTCCCCATCGCGACAGACGATTTCTTTAAGAAGATCCAAGTCGTTGTTCTCTGCCGCTGTGCAAGAAAACATGCCTATGTCACCAGAGGACAATTTGGCACCGTTGTCGGAGAGTAGCTTGATGACCGGTTTATGGTCCCCGAGCATGGCTTCCCACAGTGGTACACTTCCTTCTGAATCTGTTGAAGAGATTAGATGAGAAGTGGAATTGAGCATTAACAACTTTATATTGACTAATTACCTCTGCAGTTGGGATCAGCCCCAGAGTTGAGCAAAAGAAGCacacaattttcatttccttGAGATGCTGCAATGTGCTGAGCATGATGAAGAAAGGTGTTTTAGAGGCGAGCTAAATGAAATTTggttaattaaatcgaaattGTACTCACCAGAGCTGTTCTTCCGTTATTGTCTGATTCATTTGGATCAATACCTCTCTTCAACAAATGACGCATCAACGATTCGTCTCCTCTAAGTGCTGCAAAACATAGGGTGAGGGGCAGATCCTTTCTTCCGTGTGCAATCATATTCTCGATATCCAACAAAATCCCCTCCATTATCGGGTCCTTCGCTTCCTTCAAATGCTACAAACACCATAGATTTCATTGCTTAAATGTATGTAAGCCAAATGTCATCTAAACTATTGAAGAAACACTCAGTTCTAGTAATTCTTTGTTGTTTCTGTAGTATGTGCAGAAACACATTTGTATGATGAATATCATATCCAAtgtaatgtgtatatatatatatacctgcAAAAGGTTATTCATGATTATTGTCCCATCTCCAACATTGGCTTGAAGAATGTTCAGAAATGTAGTGCGGTTCAGCCGTAATAGCTGAGTTAACTTTTTTGTTCTCACGGTGAACAATTGAGGCCTATAACAAAGTACACCAATCTCGCCACAAAGCTCACCGGTTCGTGCCTCGCCAACAACCTGCATTGTTGTCACAACCAAGATCAGTCTTCTTGTGGGTATAGACATTTATattcacaaatatatattgaacCCATTAAACAAACTTACATTTGGAACTCCATTTTTCATGACTATTAGCTCCTGAAAAAGgataatgagaaaaaaaagaaaataatttccacatgttaaacaaaaCATAGTGCATAATGAATGAGAAATTTAGAGATCAACTTTAtggatccatttttttaccACTGCCCCATTGACCAGAATATAAAAGTCTGTTGGCGCTTCATTCTGCAAGATCACATCTTCATTGGGAGCGAAATATTCTGCCCTCATCTCAGAAACCTATAAAAGAGTGGCATATGAGAGTGATGCAAGTggtgaagaaaaaaatgattaattaattctaaaatgtTATAATGAATTTACCAGCTGAAAGAGCAAGT harbors:
- the LOC125220317 gene encoding potassium channel AKT1-like, yielding MAIGELKWVWEAFLVILVIYTAWASPFELGFLDRPRRPMSILDNVVNGFFAIDIILTFFVAYLDRSTYLFVDSKTRHYRDTIQAATSFAQRNQLPSRLQEQMISHLSLKFRTDSEGLQRQDTLDSLPKAIRSSISHYLFHHLVNRVYLFREVSNDLLFQLVSEMRAEYFAPNEDVILQNEAPTDFYILVNGAVELIVMKNGVPNVVGEARTGELCGEIGVLCYRPQLFTVRTKKLTQLLRLNRTTFLNILQANVGDGTIIMNNLLQHLKEAKDPIMEGILLDIENMIAHGRKDLPLTLCFAALRGDESLMRHLLKRGIDPNESDNNGRTALHIAASQGNENCVLLLLNSGADPNCRDSEGSVPLWEAMLGDHKPVIKLLSDNGAKLSSGDIGMFSCTAAENNDLDLLKEIVCRDGDVTWPNHDGRQALHIAVCQGNLEMVKFLLDQGADLDLADENGLTSRELADQKGHDDIKELFASYNRVKSDADEKARPNGARFLGRFKSDPIMLPVNHADGSWIRSRTTTRRRRTSNYNNSLFGIMRAAAQTGDDALLSPVAPAARVTITCPEKGDVAGKLVLRPRSFEELKEIGVKRYGAPFVRVLNQKGAEIDDIEVVRDGDYVAFASQL